Genomic DNA from Pseudomonas fluorescens:
CGGACCTGTGCCAAGATCTGGGATGAGCATGCAAAAACAAAAATCCTGACCATCGATTTTGCATCCCTTTTTCAGGAAGCTCTGATGTTATTTGATGGAGCAACGGCCGATTTTTCTATCGACCGCGCTCAGGATGAGGTCATTGGACAAATGGCTCATTACCTGGGTGTTGACTACGACACACTGGCCTTGGCGTCTGAGGCAGGCGAAAAACGTGAGCAGGCATTAACTCACGTTCCGAGTCATCGCTACGCGCCCTGCCCTCCAAAAACGGCTGCTTCGGACACCGGTCTGGACCTCCCAACCGTCCCGTCTATCCCGGCTGGCCCTCCAACGAAAACTGTTCAGGCGCTTAAAGAGCCTGACCATCCGGATGCATCTGGTTCTGATCGCCTGCAATCCATCCAAGCGTTGGTGGCCAGACATACGGGCGGTGAACCCTCTTTGGCATCTGACGTCCTGCCGTTTTCACAAGAGAGTCTCTTCCCTATTTCGGATATCTGGAACATTGATCCGGCACTGGATGAGCCACAGCGCCTGCGGATACATATCAGCCAATTCGCACGTGAAATTTGTCAGGACGTTGCCCAAGCCGACCTCATCACCGAAGTGGATGAAGGGATCGGCTTTCGTTGTCGCCTCGAGACAGTACCCGAACATCCCTCACCGTTAACCTTGGTCGCCTTGCTCGAAACATTGACGACCAACTCCTCTGTACCAAGCGTCCCGATGGAAATCGGCCCTCTTCTATTGGGAAGCGCACATCGGGATGCCCAAGCATACCGATTGAGCGACGCCAATCTGATCAAATTGTTTCGCTTGATTCGTTTAGCCCGACGCTTGATTGACCTCAAATCAGAATTTGGCACCGACCAGGACATGCACACCAAGGAGGACTCATGACGACACCCCATCCGATCAACCAAGCCGTTATAGCCCAGGCGCTGCATGATCTGCGCAACGGCCAACTCAGACGCTGCAAGACCATGGGATTTGCTGATGAGGATTTGGCCGCCCTCAAGGAACCCGGGCTTATCAGTGTTCTGCTCAATGCCCGTGTGCCTTGGTGCACGGTCCAGATAAACCGTGGCGTACTGAAGAAAATCCTTGGTCAGGCAGAAGACGTGGGGCTAGAAATCGCCAACGTTGATCGGATGCTGCGCCTGGGCGCCAGTACGGAAATGGTCAGTCAGTTCTACGGTCTGACTCATCAGGAAGTGGCCCTGCGTCGCAACATTTTGGGACTGCCCAAGCGTAAGGGCCGGCACCATGTGCTCAGCGAAGCACAGGACACACTGCTCTGGGAGCGTTGGCACCCTCAATTCAAGGCACGAAAAATTTCGGTGGACGATGACCGGGCCTTACTGGACCTGACGCTTGATCTGGCTGAGGAGCTTTCATACCCAGCCTCGGTGGTTTGGGCATCATTGCGTGACTGGATCGATCAAGGGTTGGTCTAGCGTGGTGAAAAGCTCGGCCCCCAAACCTCTCTCCTCTGTGCTTGATAGCGCCCTGAAGAGTTTGTGTGCCCAGAGCACGCAAGGGAATGGGGACGGTTTCCTGTTCAGTGGCAACCGCCATGAAACCGTCCCCAGGGCGTTGCTTCTTGATCAGCGTTTGACCCCGCTTGAACGCAATGCCTGGCAAGTTTTTCGGCTGCTGCTCAACGACGACGGAGTCACCGCTTTTCCGACCTATGACCAGTTACGTAAGTATCTGGCGTCCGTACCCTGCGGCGCCCTGGCCTCCCATGAGTCAGTTGCGAAGACCTTGACACTCCTGCGTCTGACAAGGTGGTTGAGCTTGGCCCGTCGACGGCGAGATGCACGTACCGGACGTGTGCTCGGTAACCTGTATGTCCTGCATGATCGCCCTTTGACGCCCTTTGAAGCTATGCAGATCGATCCCGAATACATGGTATTGGTCAGCCACACGCTCAAGCACGCCAATAAGGGTATTCAGCGCGTCGGATTGGCGGTGCTCGAAGAAATAAGCCATGACCCCAGCGTCCAGACTCAATTGCTGCCCAGCCATCTACAGGTTTTAGCCTTGCGTCTGCAGCAAACGCAGGCCGTCGATGTCGCGCCAGATATGCCGACCGAAAAATGTACCTCTCAGGCTCTTCGGAAACAAAACGCCCCGTCTTCGGTATCCGAACCAAGGCCCAAAGCCCCGCAGGAGCACTCTCTTCGGCATCCGAAGCCTGCGAGTATGTTAAGTACAAAAGCGTTAAAAACACTACGTACTGGCGAGTGTTCGCAGGAAGGTTTCGAGCTGGATTTCCCTCCCCGCTTTTCATCGCTCACGCCTGCACAGCAATCGGGTGCCAAAGTGGCGTTGCAGCGATTGCCAGGCGAATTGCGGCAGGCAGTCTTGGATGAATGGGCAGCTCGGTGCCGAGAGGCCCACATACGCAATCCAGCCGGCTACCTGTTTGGCATTTTTCAAAAAGCGTTGCAGGGTCAATTCACCGTCTGGGCAGCCAAGGAACAAGCTCCTGAATCGAGTGGAACGAAGCCCAGCCCCAAGCAAACTCAGAAGACGGAGCGGGACCCAGCTGTTGCTCACGCCTATCTGGACGAGCTCAAGGGTCTGCTGAAGGAACGATGACAGCACGGCATCGAGCTATCCCCTGGGGATAGCTGTCGCCCCCACCTTCGCAGTCACCAATCAGGCTCGCACTGCCTGCGCTTTGTTCACTGACAGAGTCCCGCCGTGCCGCAAAGCTGGGCACCCTCCCACAGTCCCTGAGTGACGTCCTATGGCAAACGACCTGCAACTGAACCTCGGTGCATTGCGCAGTAGCGTGCAACTGACCTTGCACACCCATCACGCCTCTCGCATCTGGCATGGGCGAGACGCCTCCCAAGGCCGAGCAACGATCATCGGCCTCAACGGTTTTATTGCCGTCATGAACAAAATGAAACGTGGCGCGGAATTGGATGACCCCTACGCCGACGCTTGGATGTTAAGAATAGAAGAAAAGCTCAACGCGACCAAAGACATCCTCAACGTCTTGAATGAGCAGGTGAACCTGGCACTTTCAGAAGTGCCTTCTGCCTTGAGTCTGGGCGAGAACCTCAATGTGCAGCCAGTCAAATTACCGCTATTCGTCAACGCCCAACTTGGCTTCATGGCGGTGTATCTGTTGGCAGACTATGACGACCTGGCGCGACGTCTGATTCTGGCTCATCACACCGCATTGATTGATCGCTCCAGCTTAGAACGCTGGCTTAACGAAGGGGCGCACGCTTTGCGAAGCCTGTTCAGCTTGGCTCAACAGTACAAATCATCCGGCTTGAACCGTGAGGACTATCAGGCCAATACTCCCCTGGCGATATCCGCCAAAGAACGTTTTGGTGAGATTGATCAAGACATTCTGGAAGGCACCCGTCGCTCGCGCTTTGCCCCGCCCTTGGTGCGCCGACTCACGATCAGCGCCCCTCAAAGGGACGAAGACAACACCCTGGACGTCGCCATCGACAGTGAAACGCCCAGCCCTCATGAACCTGTCTCCTGCGCTCGGGAGCAGCCAGCAGAGGACGAGCGCTGATGGCCTTACACTATTTCAAACCCTTGGCTCATTCAGAGCTCGAGCAACTGCAG
This window encodes:
- a CDS encoding ParB family protein; its protein translation is MASTFPTQDEASKRVSNAPCENAVSACSSDPEVETPMVVTLDCLKPYDLDPRVTRNPKYDEIKASIRQRGLDSPPPITRRPGESCFRVRNGGNTRLSILRELWSETKDEQFYHLTCMFRPWPERGEIISLTGHLAENELRGGLTFIERALGVEKARELYELESGAALSQSELSRRLTSDGYPVHQSHISRMRDAVHYLLPAIPNVLYGGLGRHQVERLAVLRRTCAKIWDEHAKTKILTIDFASLFQEALMLFDGATADFSIDRAQDEVIGQMAHYLGVDYDTLALASEAGEKREQALTHVPSHRYAPCPPKTAASDTGLDLPTVPSIPAGPPTKTVQALKEPDHPDASGSDRLQSIQALVARHTGGEPSLASDVLPFSQESLFPISDIWNIDPALDEPQRLRIHISQFAREICQDVAQADLITEVDEGIGFRCRLETVPEHPSPLTLVALLETLTTNSSVPSVPMEIGPLLLGSAHRDAQAYRLSDANLIKLFRLIRLARRLIDLKSEFGTDQDMHTKEDS
- a CDS encoding DUF2857 domain-containing protein — encoded protein: MTTPHPINQAVIAQALHDLRNGQLRRCKTMGFADEDLAALKEPGLISVLLNARVPWCTVQINRGVLKKILGQAEDVGLEIANVDRMLRLGASTEMVSQFYGLTHQEVALRRNILGLPKRKGRHHVLSEAQDTLLWERWHPQFKARKISVDDDRALLDLTLDLAEELSYPASVVWASLRDWIDQGLV
- a CDS encoding STY4528 family pathogenicity island replication protein, with the translated sequence MTGSIKGWSSVVKSSAPKPLSSVLDSALKSLCAQSTQGNGDGFLFSGNRHETVPRALLLDQRLTPLERNAWQVFRLLLNDDGVTAFPTYDQLRKYLASVPCGALASHESVAKTLTLLRLTRWLSLARRRRDARTGRVLGNLYVLHDRPLTPFEAMQIDPEYMVLVSHTLKHANKGIQRVGLAVLEEISHDPSVQTQLLPSHLQVLALRLQQTQAVDVAPDMPTEKCTSQALRKQNAPSSVSEPRPKAPQEHSLRHPKPASMLSTKALKTLRTGECSQEGFELDFPPRFSSLTPAQQSGAKVALQRLPGELRQAVLDEWAARCREAHIRNPAGYLFGIFQKALQGQFTVWAAKEQAPESSGTKPSPKQTQKTERDPAVAHAYLDELKGLLKER
- a CDS encoding PFL_4669 family integrating conjugative element protein, with product MANDLQLNLGALRSSVQLTLHTHHASRIWHGRDASQGRATIIGLNGFIAVMNKMKRGAELDDPYADAWMLRIEEKLNATKDILNVLNEQVNLALSEVPSALSLGENLNVQPVKLPLFVNAQLGFMAVYLLADYDDLARRLILAHHTALIDRSSLERWLNEGAHALRSLFSLAQQYKSSGLNREDYQANTPLAISAKERFGEIDQDILEGTRRSRFAPPLVRRLTISAPQRDEDNTLDVAIDSETPSPHEPVSCAREQPAEDER